In one window of Chryseobacterium sp. JV274 DNA:
- a CDS encoding cation:proton antiporter: MILLSIHNLSLPIEDPVLKFLLVLVIILAAPLLLNKIKVPHLLGLIIAGAIIGPNGFNVLSRDSSIVVTGTTGLLYIMFLAGLEIDMGDFKKNKWKSLTFGIYTFTVPFVLGYLGGYYILHFSMLTSILFASLFSSHTLIAYPLVSKLGIAKNKAVNITVGGTMITDILALLVLAIIVGMSQGDVGTEFWVKLSVSFIVFALIVLIVFPIIGRWFFKRVDDKISQYIFVLVMIYLAAMLAELAGVEAIIGAFFAGLALNRLIPHTSSLMNRVEFVGNAIFIPFFLISVGMLIDFKVFFKSWETLEVAGIMLVASIGGKYLSAVATQKTFRLTKEEGKLIFGLSSASAAATLASVMVGYNIILSETETGEPVRLLNEHVLNGSILLILISCTISSFISMASAQKIAESDNEDTVSGNTHEEESILLAINHEATVERMVNLGILIKAHSNTEDLFALNVINEDKNESSVKNAEKLLHQAADAAAAADVKLQALKRYDNDVVNGVNNVIKEQKITDLIIGLEDEKGFSPSFVYNLYNGYLQNDDVNVLVYHAAQPLSTIKKYAVMIPENADKDAGFFHALLRVWNIARNSGATVVFYAPENIIDILQKIMKKASIEAEFIIMSTWQDGERTAAQLKDDEALIILMAKRGMKSYIPRMRLIPELLNRNLKDNNYLLIFPFSEYDKNSPEIRSVGNHGDFVEIGNVIQKIFK; the protein is encoded by the coding sequence ATGATTTTACTGAGTATACACAACCTGAGTCTTCCTATAGAAGATCCGGTACTGAAGTTCCTGTTGGTACTGGTCATTATTTTGGCAGCGCCATTGCTTCTTAATAAAATTAAAGTTCCCCACCTTTTGGGGCTTATCATCGCCGGAGCTATCATTGGTCCGAACGGATTCAATGTATTGTCCAGAGACAGCAGTATTGTTGTAACGGGAACCACCGGACTACTCTATATTATGTTCCTGGCGGGTCTAGAAATTGATATGGGAGATTTTAAAAAGAACAAGTGGAAAAGTCTCACCTTTGGTATCTATACCTTCACCGTTCCTTTTGTACTGGGATATCTTGGAGGATATTATATTTTGCACTTTTCAATGCTGACTTCCATTCTGTTTGCCAGTCTTTTTTCATCCCATACTCTTATTGCCTATCCATTAGTAAGTAAATTGGGAATTGCCAAAAACAAGGCTGTTAATATCACCGTTGGAGGTACAATGATCACGGATATCCTGGCCTTATTGGTACTTGCCATAATTGTGGGAATGTCCCAGGGAGATGTAGGGACAGAATTTTGGGTTAAACTATCTGTTTCTTTCATTGTTTTTGCACTGATTGTACTCATTGTCTTTCCGATTATAGGACGTTGGTTTTTCAAAAGAGTAGATGATAAAATCTCACAGTATATTTTCGTATTGGTCATGATTTATCTGGCAGCGATGCTTGCGGAACTTGCGGGTGTGGAAGCCATTATCGGGGCATTCTTTGCAGGATTAGCCTTAAACAGACTTATTCCTCATACTTCTTCTTTGATGAACAGAGTTGAATTTGTAGGAAATGCCATCTTTATTCCGTTTTTCCTGATCAGTGTAGGAATGCTGATTGATTTTAAAGTGTTCTTTAAAAGCTGGGAAACACTGGAAGTTGCCGGAATTATGCTGGTAGCGTCCATAGGAGGAAAATATCTTTCTGCGGTAGCAACTCAAAAAACATTCAGACTGACCAAAGAGGAAGGAAAACTTATCTTTGGGTTAAGTTCTGCCTCTGCAGCTGCAACACTGGCTTCAGTAATGGTAGGATACAACATCATCCTTTCCGAAACCGAAACCGGAGAACCTGTAAGATTACTAAATGAACATGTACTGAACGGAAGTATCCTTCTGATCCTGATTTCATGTACCATTTCCTCTTTTATTTCTATGGCAAGTGCTCAGAAAATTGCTGAAAGTGATAATGAAGATACCGTTTCCGGAAATACGCATGAAGAAGAAAGCATTCTGTTGGCCATCAACCATGAGGCTACTGTTGAGCGAATGGTGAATCTTGGAATTCTGATTAAAGCACATTCCAATACAGAAGATCTGTTTGCCCTGAACGTCATCAATGAAGATAAAAATGAATCTTCAGTAAAAAATGCTGAGAAACTTCTTCATCAGGCCGCAGATGCAGCCGCAGCCGCAGATGTGAAACTGCAAGCCCTAAAAAGATATGACAATGATGTTGTCAATGGAGTAAATAATGTGATTAAAGAACAGAAAATCACAGACCTCATCATCGGATTGGAGGATGAAAAAGGATTCTCACCTTCTTTTGTCTATAATCTTTACAACGGTTACCTGCAGAATGATGATGTGAATGTGCTGGTATATCATGCTGCACAACCGCTTTCCACCATAAAGAAATATGCCGTCATGATTCCTGAGAATGCCGATAAGGATGCAGGATTCTTCCATGCATTGCTTAGGGTCTGGAATATTGCCAGAAATTCCGGAGCTACAGTTGTTTTTTATGCCCCTGAAAATATCATTGATATTCTACAGAAAATTATGAAAAAGGCCAGTATAGAAGCAGAATTTATCATTATGAGCACATGGCAGGATGGCGAAAGAACCGCTGCCCAGCTGAAAGATGATGAAGCGTTGATTATCCTGATGGCAAAACGAGGCATGAAATCCTATATTCCACGAATGAGACTGATCCCGGAACTTCTCAACAGAAATCTGAAAGACAACAATTATCTTTTGATTTTCCCTTTCTCAGAATATGATAAAAACAGTCCCGAAATACGTTCCGTAGGAAATCATGGGGATTTTGTAGAGATTGGAAATGTGATTCAGAAGATTTTTAAATAA
- the purE gene encoding 5-(carboxyamino)imidazole ribonucleotide mutase, whose amino-acid sequence MVGIIMGSQSDLPIMEQAANFLKSLDIPYELTVVSAHRTPERMFDYAKTAQERGLKVIVAGAGGAAHLPGMVASCTTLPVIGVPILSSNSIDGWDSVLSILQMPGGIPVATVALNGALNAGILAAKILGSGNEEVAAKLQKYQDSLKDKVLGTVEDIKAQHPNHFDK is encoded by the coding sequence ATGGTAGGAATTATTATGGGCAGTCAGAGTGATCTGCCGATCATGGAGCAGGCTGCAAATTTTCTTAAAAGCCTGGATATCCCTTATGAACTAACTGTAGTTTCAGCACACAGAACACCGGAAAGAATGTTCGATTATGCAAAAACCGCTCAGGAAAGAGGGTTGAAAGTAATCGTAGCCGGAGCCGGAGGGGCGGCACACCTTCCGGGAATGGTGGCAAGCTGTACAACACTTCCGGTAATTGGGGTTCCGATCTTGTCCAGTAATTCAATAGACGGATGGGATTCTGTTTTATCTATTCTTCAGATGCCCGGCGGAATTCCGGTAGCTACTGTAGCTTTAAACGGTGCTTTGAATGCAGGAATTTTAGCGGCAAAAATTTTAGGAAGCGGAAATGAAGAAGTAGCAGCAAAACTTCAGAAATACCAGGATTCCCTAAAAGATAAAGTATTAGGAACGGTAGAGGATATCAAAGCCCAGCATCCAAATCATTTTGACAAATAG
- a CDS encoding DMT family transporter yields the protein MKDYKLIFAVLTVAMVWGTTFLAIRVAVETIPAWFVAGIRQFLASLIMLVVLLSRKEFKWIGWKSLGYQVVFSSLMLVVANGMTTVAEETVSSSLASLISACSPILVFLGSVAVGLQKFSLRALSGVLLCFSGILFIFWDGLQDLANPDYRMGMIFLFCAIAGWASGTIFTKKLNIQSGNITLNLFYQFLFAGVVQIIFAFLFSENYNFGNWSVKSISAMLYLSVFGSVAAFFAFHYALTKISPVQVSILAYINTIIAIFLGWLIMDEKVTFKFILAAVMIICGVFIINYKPEMFRRQKVS from the coding sequence TTGAAAGACTATAAACTTATTTTTGCTGTTCTTACCGTTGCTATGGTCTGGGGAACTACATTTTTGGCTATACGTGTAGCTGTGGAAACCATTCCTGCCTGGTTTGTAGCAGGAATCCGTCAGTTTTTGGCTTCTCTCATTATGCTTGTCGTTCTACTTTCGAGAAAGGAATTCAAATGGATTGGCTGGAAAAGCTTAGGATATCAGGTTGTTTTTTCTTCCCTGATGTTGGTTGTCGCTAATGGTATGACTACAGTCGCTGAGGAAACTGTTTCGAGCAGTCTTGCCTCACTGATCAGTGCCTGCTCTCCTATCCTTGTTTTTTTGGGAAGTGTAGCTGTGGGATTACAAAAGTTCAGTTTACGGGCTCTTAGTGGCGTCTTGTTATGTTTCAGCGGAATTCTTTTTATTTTTTGGGATGGACTGCAAGATCTTGCCAACCCTGATTACAGAATGGGGATGATTTTCCTCTTCTGTGCCATTGCAGGCTGGGCTTCCGGAACCATTTTCACCAAAAAATTAAATATCCAGAGCGGAAATATAACGTTGAATCTGTTCTATCAGTTCCTGTTTGCAGGGGTTGTTCAGATTATTTTTGCATTCCTGTTTTCTGAAAATTATAACTTTGGAAACTGGTCTGTAAAGAGTATTTCAGCCATGTTATACCTTTCTGTTTTTGGTTCAGTAGCCGCTTTTTTTGCCTTCCATTATGCACTGACAAAAATTTCGCCGGTACAGGTTTCTATTCTGGCCTATATCAATACCATCATTGCTATATTTTTAGGCTGGCTGATTATGGATGAGAAAGTGACTTTCAAGTTTATTCTTGCAGCTGTTATGATCATCTGTGGCGTTTTTATTATTAATTACAAACCGGAGATGTTCAGGAGGCAGAAAGTATCATAA